A region from the Nocardia terpenica genome encodes:
- a CDS encoding alpha/beta hydrolase — MAAAVAVAPIVAAGAASASAVAAAGHSADGSYIASVTEKDARSLVLQVYSAAMGKQIEVDVQRPADTSTPKPTLYLLNGAGGGEDSATWQKRTSVLQYLATKDVNVVQPVGGKFSYYTDWRAPDPELGVNKWQTFLTQELPPLIDKALNTNGRNAIAGLSMAGTSVLQLPIAAPGLYQSVAALSGCAQISDPVGYDMISTVVRAGGGDPDNMYGPKGDPMWAANDPYVHADQLRGLNLFISSGSGIPGRYDTLNGEYALPGPGGLANQVTVGGALEAATAYCSHNLQNRLNQLGIPATYDFEPTGTHSWGYWQDELRKSWPVLARGLGLPED; from the coding sequence ATGGCGGCGGCCGTGGCAGTGGCGCCGATAGTGGCGGCGGGAGCGGCCTCGGCCTCGGCGGTGGCGGCCGCCGGGCACTCGGCCGACGGTTCGTATATCGCGTCGGTGACCGAGAAGGACGCCAGATCCCTGGTGTTGCAGGTGTATTCGGCCGCCATGGGCAAGCAGATCGAGGTCGACGTGCAGCGCCCGGCCGACACCTCGACACCGAAGCCCACCCTGTACCTGCTCAATGGCGCCGGAGGCGGCGAGGACAGCGCCACCTGGCAGAAGCGGACCAGCGTGCTGCAATACCTGGCGACCAAGGACGTCAATGTGGTACAGCCGGTCGGCGGCAAATTCAGCTACTACACCGATTGGCGCGCACCGGATCCCGAGCTGGGCGTGAACAAATGGCAGACCTTCCTGACCCAGGAATTACCGCCGCTGATCGACAAGGCGCTGAACACCAACGGCCGCAATGCCATTGCGGGCCTGTCGATGGCCGGGACCTCGGTGCTGCAATTACCGATCGCCGCGCCCGGGCTCTATCAGTCCGTGGCCGCGCTGAGCGGTTGCGCGCAGATCAGCGACCCGGTCGGCTACGACATGATCTCCACCGTGGTCCGCGCGGGTGGCGGCGATCCGGACAATATGTACGGCCCCAAGGGCGATCCGATGTGGGCGGCCAACGATCCCTATGTGCACGCCGACCAGCTGCGCGGCCTGAACCTGTTCATTTCCAGCGGCTCCGGGATACCCGGCCGCTACGACACGCTCAACGGTGAATACGCCCTGCCCGGGCCCGGCGGCCTGGCCAATCAGGTCACCGTCGGCGGCGCGCTCGAGGCCGCCACCGCCTACTGCTCGCACAACCTGCAGAATCGCCTGAATCAGCTCGGCATCCCCGCCACCTACGACTTCGAACCCACCGGCACCCACTCGTGGGGCTACTGGCAGGACGAACTGCGGAAATCGTGGCCGGTGCTGGCGCGCGGGCTGGGCCTGCCGGAGGACTGA
- a CDS encoding S1 family peptidase, which produces MMRNHDTACPSGPRAGRSCSAAVAVAALVLSTAAVAGGAAAAPTDPVRGHELPAALATAVGRDLALSPAEYLRRADLAQRLAGFAADARRRFPGAVTGVELNRAGQPVVMVRPDAAAARVAARQAGFLLAEAGAAPGFTVAAPGTAPADGPLTDTLAATPAGPIAGGDVYVSAQPGQPGDKALKCSWAFNAVDRDGHPAALTAGHCNAAALAGSPATDDQQTFEFLPGHVVGAQTGAFEKSVVDGVRDYAIVRIADQKRESFRNNLVRGADRTIAITGVGVPVVGAPVCKSGATTGFTCGIITQIDQPDPNRPPIRFKHTALSLPGDSGGALVSGTLAMGIVSEGAGNTDPRQFPTDKPSQLPPSPLSPILGQLLENIGPHGFEQTAPPTDQFLRAVPQIMMVAQSVADVLADNPGLQIRTD; this is translated from the coding sequence ATGATGCGTAACCACGACACCGCCTGTCCTTCCGGCCCCCGTGCCGGGCGATCGTGCTCGGCCGCCGTGGCGGTCGCCGCGCTCGTGCTGTCCACCGCAGCGGTCGCCGGTGGGGCCGCCGCCGCGCCGACCGATCCCGTTCGCGGCCACGAGCTGCCCGCGGCGCTGGCCACCGCGGTCGGCCGCGATCTGGCGCTGAGTCCGGCGGAGTACCTGCGGCGGGCCGATCTCGCCCAGCGGCTGGCCGGATTCGCCGCCGATGCCCGGCGGCGATTCCCCGGCGCGGTCACCGGAGTCGAGCTGAATCGGGCGGGGCAGCCGGTGGTGATGGTCCGCCCGGATGCCGCCGCGGCCCGGGTCGCGGCGCGGCAGGCGGGTTTCCTGCTCGCCGAGGCCGGCGCGGCACCGGGATTCACGGTCGCCGCCCCCGGCACCGCACCGGCCGACGGGCCGCTGACCGACACCCTCGCGGCCACACCCGCGGGCCCGATCGCGGGCGGCGACGTATATGTCAGCGCGCAGCCCGGACAACCGGGCGACAAGGCTCTCAAATGTTCCTGGGCCTTCAATGCCGTCGATCGCGACGGCCATCCGGCCGCTCTCACCGCGGGCCACTGCAACGCCGCCGCCCTGGCGGGTTCCCCGGCGACCGACGACCAGCAGACCTTCGAGTTCCTGCCCGGGCACGTGGTCGGCGCGCAGACCGGCGCCTTCGAGAAGTCGGTGGTCGACGGCGTGCGCGACTACGCGATCGTGCGGATCGCGGACCAGAAACGAGAATCGTTCCGCAACAACCTCGTTCGCGGCGCGGATCGGACGATAGCGATCACCGGCGTCGGTGTCCCCGTGGTCGGCGCGCCGGTCTGCAAGTCCGGCGCCACCACCGGATTCACCTGCGGCATCATCACCCAGATCGACCAGCCCGACCCGAACCGCCCGCCGATCCGCTTCAAGCACACCGCCCTGAGCCTGCCCGGCGACAGCGGCGGCGCCCTCGTCTCGGGCACCCTCGCCATGGGCATCGTCAGCGAAGGCGCGGGCAACACCGACCCGAGGCAGTTCCCCACCGACAAGCCGAGCCAGCTGCCACCCTCCCCGCTGAGCCCGATCCTCGGCCAGCTCCTGGAAAACATCGGCCCACACGGCTTCGAACAAACCGCCCCACCGACCGACCAATTCCTGCGGGCCGTCCCGCAGATCATGATGGTCGCGCAGTCGGTCGCGGACGTGCTGGCCGACAACCCGGGCCTCCAGATCCGCACGGACTGA
- a CDS encoding MerR family transcriptional regulator — MRIGELARRTGATRRALLYYESHGLLPSRRTTNGYREYDEHAVRRVDNIRCLLSVGFTAEEIVGLGFLPCLESDLHAACSASAAAIARKLSAVQSTLEELTVTRDRLIALLDSATGHSVARPLRPAG; from the coding sequence ATGCGGATCGGTGAGCTGGCGAGACGAACGGGGGCTACCCGCCGGGCCCTGCTGTATTACGAATCCCACGGCCTGCTGCCCAGTCGGCGCACGACCAACGGGTATCGAGAATACGACGAGCACGCGGTGCGGCGAGTCGACAATATCCGCTGCCTGCTCTCGGTGGGCTTCACCGCCGAGGAGATCGTCGGCCTCGGCTTCCTGCCCTGCCTGGAATCCGACCTGCACGCCGCCTGTTCCGCGAGCGCCGCGGCAATCGCCCGCAAACTGTCCGCCGTCCAGTCCACCCTCGAGGAGCTGACCGTCACCCGCGACCGCCTCATCGCCCTCCTCGACAGCGCCACGGGCCATTCGGTAGCCCGGCCGCTGCGCCCCGCGGGCTGA
- a CDS encoding SDR family NAD(P)-dependent oxidoreductase has product MIESTSLQGRAVVITGGGSGIGRVAAHRFAAAGADVLITGRTDTTLRQAADGTGIRTATADVGTADGRAAIIEAATREFGRIDVLVNNAGVTLPAALGKIDPAAAERQIATNLVGPIFLTQSALPLLGTGATIINVTSNTPDRGWPEGSIYGATKVGMDFLTKTWALELAERGIRVVSVAPGMTRTPILTNSGLTPEEIEAGLRFQERIPLARLAEPEEIAWWIVAAASPEASYLTGQVIRVDGGLSAA; this is encoded by the coding sequence ATGATCGAATCGACGTCACTACAGGGACGAGCCGTGGTCATCACCGGCGGCGGCAGCGGGATCGGGCGGGTGGCGGCCCATCGGTTCGCCGCGGCGGGCGCCGACGTGCTGATCACCGGGCGCACCGACACGACGCTGCGGCAGGCCGCCGACGGCACCGGAATCCGCACCGCGACAGCGGATGTCGGTACCGCCGACGGCCGAGCCGCGATCATCGAGGCGGCGACCCGCGAGTTCGGGCGGATCGACGTCCTGGTCAACAATGCGGGAGTGACCCTGCCCGCCGCGCTCGGGAAGATCGACCCAGCCGCCGCCGAGCGGCAGATCGCCACGAACCTCGTCGGGCCGATTTTCCTGACGCAATCCGCGCTGCCGCTGCTGGGCACGGGCGCGACCATCATCAACGTCACCTCGAACACACCCGACCGCGGCTGGCCGGAGGGCTCGATCTACGGCGCCACCAAGGTGGGGATGGATTTCCTCACCAAGACATGGGCATTGGAGCTGGCCGAGCGCGGCATCCGGGTGGTATCCGTCGCGCCGGGGATGACCCGGACACCGATCCTCACCAACTCCGGTCTGACACCGGAGGAGATCGAGGCGGGCCTGCGATTCCAGGAGCGAATCCCGCTCGCCCGCTTGGCCGAACCGGAGGAGATAGCCTGGTGGATCGTGGCCGCCGCGAGCCCCGAAGCGAGTTACCTCACCGGCCAGGTGATCCGGGTGGACGGCGGCCTGAGCGCGGCGTGA
- a CDS encoding esterase/lipase family protein: protein MLQTSAIELDNAVHCTGDAAHRKTVLLVHGTGLSVADSWSWGYEPALQAAGFAVCTVQLPQHALVDFYESAEYVVNAIRVARAAAGGPISTIGHSQGAALLLWATAFWRDAATDVDKVIGLAPGVNGTDLGNLVCTTDCADLAWQVRFGSGMLTALHRRGLAPGIDYTNIWTSTDEVVFPQPEASNIPGGNNISVQSVCPGRVVDHLEMLGDGVAWALALDALTHPGAPDPARLAPSVCSTTTLPGVDTNRMVSSLTTAASRIATYIAAAPHTPHEIPVPLYADH from the coding sequence GTGCTACAAACCTCGGCCATCGAGCTCGACAATGCGGTGCACTGTACCGGCGACGCGGCGCACCGCAAGACCGTCCTGCTCGTGCACGGCACCGGGCTGTCCGTGGCCGATTCGTGGTCGTGGGGGTATGAGCCCGCGCTCCAGGCGGCCGGGTTCGCCGTGTGCACTGTGCAGTTGCCACAGCATGCGCTCGTCGATTTCTACGAGTCCGCCGAATATGTCGTCAATGCCATTCGGGTCGCCCGCGCGGCCGCCGGTGGGCCGATCAGTACCATAGGGCACAGTCAGGGGGCCGCACTTCTGTTGTGGGCCACCGCATTCTGGCGTGATGCGGCTACAGATGTCGACAAGGTCATCGGGCTCGCGCCCGGGGTCAACGGTACCGACCTCGGGAACCTGGTCTGCACCACCGATTGTGCCGACCTGGCCTGGCAGGTGCGCTTCGGCTCCGGCATGCTCACCGCGCTGCATCGCCGCGGCCTGGCCCCCGGCATCGACTACACCAACATCTGGACCAGCACCGACGAGGTGGTGTTCCCGCAACCGGAGGCCAGCAATATCCCCGGCGGCAACAACATTTCCGTGCAATCGGTCTGCCCCGGCCGCGTGGTCGACCACCTCGAGATGCTCGGCGACGGCGTGGCCTGGGCCCTCGCCCTCGACGCCCTCACCCACCCCGGCGCGCCCGACCCCGCCCGCCTCGCGCCTTCCGTCTGCTCCACCACCACCCTCCCCGGTGTCGACACGAACAGGATGGTGTCCTCCCTGACCACCGCCGCCAGCCGAATAGCCACCTACATCGCCGCCGCCCCGCACACTCCCCACGAAATCCCGGTCCCGCTCTACGCCGACCACTGA
- a CDS encoding helix-turn-helix domain-containing protein, translated as MAAKGSAIPRRQLGRIMREMRSEVGLTLAQTAKLMGCSAATVQRLETGAIVNIDPEDIEMFCRVMGADEVTTMALKWLADQGGATEWFHKYTDLIPPNFDVYMGLESVAVKLASFVELVPGLLQTKAYARTLFRAVHPTEPDSEIERRVEMRMQRQTLIKRKVRPLAIDVILDQSVLHRIIGSRKIMAAQLYHLADLGTRPNVRIRILPYAVGVPLGDLTGPFIIMDFEDAEAGQPHEPPVVYVESYTGAMYLDGRDTVDRYRAAHANLGRVALSEQASRDLLRRTAKGYSS; from the coding sequence ATGGCAGCAAAAGGTTCGGCCATCCCGCGACGGCAGTTGGGTCGCATCATGCGCGAGATGCGTTCAGAGGTCGGGTTGACCCTCGCCCAGACGGCGAAGTTGATGGGGTGTAGCGCGGCGACTGTTCAGAGGTTGGAGACGGGGGCGATTGTAAATATCGACCCGGAGGACATCGAGATGTTCTGCCGAGTCATGGGGGCCGACGAGGTCACGACCATGGCATTGAAATGGCTTGCGGACCAAGGAGGTGCGACCGAGTGGTTCCACAAGTACACCGACCTGATACCTCCGAACTTCGATGTGTACATGGGGCTCGAGTCGGTGGCGGTGAAGTTGGCGTCGTTCGTCGAGTTGGTTCCAGGTTTGCTTCAGACAAAGGCCTACGCACGGACCTTGTTTCGCGCCGTTCACCCCACCGAGCCGGACTCCGAGATCGAACGCCGCGTCGAGATGAGGATGCAACGTCAGACGCTCATCAAGCGTAAGGTGCGCCCGCTGGCGATCGACGTCATCCTCGACCAGTCGGTCCTTCATCGCATCATCGGTAGCCGCAAGATCATGGCCGCCCAGCTCTACCACCTTGCCGACTTGGGAACCAGGCCGAATGTCCGGATACGCATACTTCCGTATGCCGTCGGAGTGCCCTTGGGCGATCTCACCGGCCCCTTCATCATCATGGATTTCGAAGACGCCGAAGCAGGTCAGCCCCACGAGCCTCCCGTTGTGTACGTCGAAAGCTATACAGGCGCAATGTACCTGGACGGACGCGATACTGTAGATCGTTATCGCGCCGCGCACGCCAACCTCGGCCGTGTAGCGTTGAGCGAGCAGGCAAGTAGGGATCTGCTGCGACGGACGGCAAAGGGGTATTCGTCATGA
- a CDS encoding DUF397 domain-containing protein, with the protein MKVGLSGARWFKSSRSGGSQECVEVAFLGAGHVGVRDSKNPTGPALVFTSAEWDSFTNALETDGFNNQ; encoded by the coding sequence ATGAAAGTCGGTCTATCCGGAGCGCGCTGGTTCAAGAGCAGCCGAAGTGGCGGCAGCCAGGAGTGCGTAGAGGTTGCCTTCCTGGGCGCAGGCCACGTCGGTGTCCGCGACTCCAAGAACCCGACAGGCCCTGCACTCGTCTTCACCTCGGCCGAGTGGGACAGCTTCACGAACGCGCTCGAGACCGACGGCTTCAACAACCAATAA
- a CDS encoding DUF397 domain-containing protein — translation MSPDMSGAHWFKSTRSGASQDCVEVTFLGTDHIGVRDSKNPTGPALVFTPAEWDTFTNAVKANQLAP, via the coding sequence ATGAGCCCTGACATGTCCGGCGCACACTGGTTCAAGAGCACCCGAAGCGGCGCGAGCCAGGACTGCGTCGAAGTCACCTTCCTCGGCACCGACCACATCGGCGTCCGCGACTCCAAGAACCCCACCGGCCCAGCACTCGTCTTCACCCCAGCCGAGTGGGACACCTTCACCAACGCCGTCAAGGCCAACCAGCTAGCCCCGTAA
- a CDS encoding MspA family porin produces MHHRATRYALSTAVVVGGTVIAAALAPVAAAEQGQSSTLQSEGGTELTVAVDDTDTVGAGNQAPGGVPFSHSVQVAGRYSVDVHPEKITSGTVAVGYILGCGVDLSSGITVGLIPNQSGTVGITPSVTLGAPPSVTIAPTLSGTAGMSETLSATLIPGQITTVTTATATLDPTTTFPYHLSHQRTPLNVARCASPVTAVPFTTASITTPNAYLQNTAYGNQFTF; encoded by the coding sequence ATGCATCACCGCGCAACTCGATATGCCCTGTCCACAGCCGTTGTCGTCGGCGGCACCGTGATTGCGGCCGCGCTCGCTCCGGTGGCGGCCGCCGAGCAGGGGCAGTCGAGCACGTTACAGTCCGAGGGGGGAACGGAATTGACCGTGGCGGTCGACGACACCGATACCGTCGGCGCGGGAAATCAAGCGCCGGGCGGTGTCCCGTTCTCGCATTCGGTGCAGGTGGCGGGCCGCTACTCGGTCGACGTCCACCCGGAGAAGATCACCTCCGGAACCGTCGCGGTGGGCTACATCCTCGGCTGCGGAGTAGACCTCTCCAGCGGCATCACGGTCGGCCTCATCCCCAACCAAAGCGGCACCGTAGGCATCACCCCCTCGGTAACCCTGGGCGCACCCCCCTCGGTAACCATCGCCCCCACCCTCTCCGGAACAGCAGGCATGTCCGAAACCCTCTCCGCCACCCTGATCCCCGGCCAAATCACCACGGTAACCACCGCCACCGCCACCTTGGACCCCACCACCACCTTCCCCTACCACCTATCCCACCAACGCACCCCCCTCAACGTAGCCCGCTGCGCCTCCCCCGTAACCGCAGTCCCCTTCACCACCGCCTCGATAACCACCCCCAACGCCTACCTCCAAAACACCGCCTACGGCAACCAATTCACCTTCTAA
- a CDS encoding FAD-dependent monooxygenase produces the protein MDVIVVGAGPVGVLLAAELKLAGADPVVIEKREGPSGEPRARGIGPLATEALVRRGLGPELAEHDERGRADKLRDHGSAKGHFASIFKIDQDAQEEPDRRFTLIWQNELEKILLDYARSLDVEIRYGTELTDLHQDGDGVIANGLRADYLVGCDGGHSTVRTLAGFQFPGTPPLMTVRRVAAQVTGELPPPGRLDNGILYYGDGMVATFDFSDLDRHDGPITAEEMRASIKRVAGVDATVTDVGDGLRFTDQARQVTTYRRGRVFLAGDAAHVHSPNGGQGLNLGLMDAVNLGWKLANGRNELLGTYHAERHPVGAAVLHNTRAQSALLRPGPHTDALRDIVSDLMDIPDVVRYFGRMTSGLGTRHELPYRVDHPLAGTYCPDLRLTYADGSHGRLSDLTRAGGPVQIGPPEVISTGRNDLAAALIRPDGVIAWAAAPGDSHETPAIARSTWQ, from the coding sequence ATGGATGTCATTGTTGTCGGAGCCGGGCCGGTCGGCGTGCTTCTCGCCGCCGAACTGAAGCTGGCGGGCGCCGACCCGGTGGTGATCGAAAAACGCGAGGGCCCTTCGGGTGAGCCGCGCGCCAGGGGCATCGGTCCGCTGGCAACCGAGGCGCTGGTCCGGCGCGGCCTCGGCCCCGAACTGGCTGAGCACGATGAGCGGGGTCGTGCGGACAAGCTTCGCGATCATGGCAGCGCGAAGGGGCACTTCGCCTCGATCTTCAAGATCGATCAGGACGCCCAGGAAGAGCCCGACCGCCGCTTCACGCTGATCTGGCAGAACGAGCTGGAAAAGATTCTGCTCGACTACGCACGCAGCCTCGACGTGGAAATCCGCTACGGCACCGAACTCACCGATCTGCACCAGGACGGCGACGGCGTCATCGCCAACGGGCTTCGCGCCGACTATCTGGTGGGCTGCGACGGCGGCCACAGCACGGTCCGCACGCTGGCCGGTTTCCAATTCCCCGGCACGCCGCCGCTGATGACCGTGCGCCGGGTCGCCGCCCAGGTCACCGGCGAGCTGCCGCCACCCGGACGGCTCGACAACGGCATTCTCTATTACGGCGACGGCATGGTCGCCACCTTCGACTTCTCCGACCTCGACCGGCACGATGGACCGATCACCGCCGAGGAGATGCGGGCCAGCATCAAACGGGTGGCCGGTGTCGACGCGACCGTGACCGACGTCGGTGACGGGCTGCGCTTCACCGACCAGGCACGCCAGGTCACCACCTACCGTCGCGGACGCGTGTTCCTCGCCGGGGACGCCGCGCACGTCCACTCCCCGAACGGTGGTCAGGGCCTGAACCTCGGCCTGATGGACGCGGTCAACCTCGGCTGGAAACTCGCGAACGGCAGGAACGAACTGCTCGGCACCTACCATGCCGAACGCCACCCGGTCGGCGCCGCAGTCCTGCACAACACGCGCGCGCAGTCCGCACTGCTACGCCCCGGCCCGCACACAGATGCGCTGCGCGACATCGTCTCCGACCTCATGGACATCCCGGACGTCGTCCGCTACTTCGGCCGGATGACCTCCGGCCTCGGCACCCGGCACGAACTGCCGTACCGGGTGGACCACCCACTGGCCGGGACATACTGCCCCGACCTGCGACTCACGTACGCAGACGGTAGCCACGGCAGACTCTCCGACCTGACCCGAGCCGGTGGGCCGGTGCAGATCGGCCCGCCGGAAGTCATCTCCACCGGCCGCAACGACCTTGCCGCAGCACTGATCCGGCCCGACGGCGTCATCGCATGGGCAGCCGCACCAGGCGACTCGCACGAGACACCAGCCATCGCGCGCAGCACATGGCAGTGA
- a CDS encoding TetR/AcrR family transcriptional regulator, which produces MDVIWMRPERAARGPKPAHSRDEIAAACVGVADAEGLDAVSMRRVAAELGTGTTSLYRYVTAKDDLFDLMVDQVLGSVPLPLPTHHWRKDLGLLASWKRELILDHPWMASLSGRPAVGPHGLALQERGLRAVEGWGLSIDEMIIVVESLDAYVQGYAVRELAERAATQRSGQDLDAWMAAHDTYARAVMASGRFPLVTRAWLDAAEPHAADRAERGFRHGLDRLLDGYAASMRQARDRPRR; this is translated from the coding sequence GTGGATGTCATCTGGATGCGGCCGGAGCGGGCGGCCCGCGGGCCGAAACCGGCGCACAGCCGGGACGAGATCGCCGCCGCGTGTGTCGGCGTCGCCGATGCCGAGGGCCTGGATGCCGTGTCGATGCGCCGGGTCGCCGCCGAGCTGGGGACGGGTACGACCTCGCTCTATCGCTATGTGACCGCCAAGGATGATCTGTTCGACCTGATGGTCGACCAGGTTTTGGGGTCGGTGCCGCTGCCGCTACCGACCCACCACTGGCGAAAAGACCTCGGCCTGTTGGCTTCGTGGAAGCGCGAGCTGATCCTCGACCATCCCTGGATGGCGTCGCTGTCCGGCCGACCGGCCGTCGGGCCACACGGATTGGCGTTGCAGGAGCGCGGATTACGCGCGGTCGAGGGGTGGGGGCTGTCGATCGACGAGATGATCATCGTCGTCGAGTCACTGGACGCCTACGTGCAGGGCTACGCCGTACGCGAGTTGGCCGAGCGGGCGGCGACGCAGCGGTCCGGCCAGGACCTCGACGCCTGGATGGCGGCCCACGACACCTACGCGCGCGCAGTGATGGCCAGCGGGCGATTCCCACTCGTCACCAGGGCATGGCTGGATGCCGCCGAACCCCATGCGGCCGACCGCGCCGAACGCGGCTTCCGGCACGGCCTGGACCGACTACTGGACGGCTACGCCGCCAGCATGCGCCAGGCCAGAGACCGGCCACGACGGTAA
- a CDS encoding redoxin family protein, protein MKIGELARLTGASPKAIRRYETLGLVTPRRHPNGYRDYDERDVRLVREIRELNHLGIAVEETRPFLDCLESGGDHVDDCPASLAEYRRAIDILTTRIVGLTERRDALTRRLRDAAYRGSVRTPPRLLTLPPDLPVPEDDGAATHLTGRLLPALTLEATDGTRVDLAALRGRTVVYLYPLTGHPDADMPIGWDTIPGARGCTVQACDFRDHHADLLAAGADRVFGLSVQDSAYQREVADRLHLPFPLLSDTARNLAAALTLPTFEVDGATLYKRLTFIIRNRTIEHVFYPVFPPDRHAGQVLRWLESAVPGLIG, encoded by the coding sequence ATGAAGATCGGCGAACTTGCCCGGTTGACCGGCGCCAGTCCCAAGGCCATCCGCCGGTACGAGACCTTGGGACTGGTGACACCGAGGCGGCATCCCAACGGGTATCGCGACTACGACGAGCGAGATGTGCGGCTGGTCCGCGAGATTCGCGAACTCAATCACCTCGGCATCGCGGTCGAGGAGACCCGCCCGTTCCTGGACTGCCTGGAATCGGGCGGCGACCACGTCGACGACTGCCCGGCATCGCTGGCCGAATACCGCAGGGCCATCGACATTCTCACCACCCGCATCGTCGGCCTGACCGAGCGCCGCGACGCCCTCACCCGCCGCCTCCGCGATGCCGCCTACCGCGGCAGCGTCCGCACCCCGCCGCGGTTGCTCACCCTCCCGCCCGACCTTCCAGTGCCCGAAGATGACGGCGCGGCAACACATCTCACGGGCCGCCTGCTCCCGGCGCTGACTCTGGAGGCCACCGACGGCACCAGGGTCGATCTCGCCGCCCTGCGCGGCCGCACCGTCGTCTACCTCTACCCACTCACCGGCCACCCCGACGCGGACATGCCCATCGGCTGGGACACCATCCCCGGAGCCCGCGGCTGCACCGTCCAGGCCTGCGACTTCCGCGACCACCACGCGGACCTGCTCGCCGCGGGCGCCGACCGCGTCTTCGGCCTGTCCGTCCAGGACTCCGCCTACCAACGCGAAGTGGCCGACCGCCTCCACCTCCCGTTCCCCCTCCTGTCCGACACCGCCCGAAACTTGGCCGCCGCCTTGACCTTGCCGACCTTCGAGGTGGACGGCGCGACGCTGTACAAACGGCTGACATTCATCATCCGGAACCGGACGATCGAGCACGTCTTCTATCCGGTGTTCCCACCGGATAGACATGCGGGCCAGGTACTCCGCTGGCTCGAGTCGGCGGTGCCGGGCCTCATTGGTTGA
- a CDS encoding maleylpyruvate isomerase family mycothiol-dependent enzyme: protein MSELLRLDAAALALLGHDVVTVSDAELSAPTPCTGWTVADLIDHMNQRHEAVIATVLAPLDDHADNPRDDFARTAARWVVAMEQAGDRVTLPDRGPITRERLLPIHFLDMLVHRWDLCRALSRPYPVPDRFLAVALPTARAITGPGSEFHGPGGAYELPVETNSALPVMDSLAALLGRDPSWEPSRS, encoded by the coding sequence GTGAGCGAACTGCTCCGGCTCGATGCGGCGGCCCTGGCGCTGCTCGGCCACGACGTTGTCACCGTTTCCGACGCGGAGCTGTCCGCGCCGACCCCGTGCACCGGCTGGACCGTCGCGGACCTCATCGACCACATGAACCAGCGGCACGAGGCGGTCATCGCGACCGTGCTGGCGCCGCTGGACGACCATGCCGACAACCCGCGCGACGACTTCGCCCGCACCGCCGCCCGCTGGGTGGTCGCGATGGAGCAGGCCGGTGACCGGGTGACCCTGCCCGACCGCGGCCCGATCACCCGGGAACGCTTGCTGCCGATCCACTTCCTGGACATGCTCGTACACCGCTGGGACCTGTGCCGCGCGCTGTCTCGCCCCTATCCGGTCCCCGATCGCTTCCTCGCCGTCGCCCTGCCCACCGCCCGCGCCATTACCGGCCCGGGCAGCGAATTCCACGGCCCCGGCGGCGCCTACGAACTCCCGGTGGAGACGAATTCCGCACTACCCGTGATGGATTCGCTCGCCGCCCTGCTGGGCCGTGATCCGTCCTGGGAGCCGTCCCGGTCTTGA
- a CDS encoding TetR/AcrR family transcriptional regulator has translation MSPRSSFAEAARTRDRIVRAAVEDASRIGLDSLTIGSLADRLHMSKAGVVGPFGSRENLQAAALARASEIFRAAVVDPLADLPPGAPRLARLIDAWIDYLAECPFPGGCFVTAVSAEFDGRPGPLRDTIGEAVIAWRTRLIAEITAAQAETATARRPAAEVASTLVGISMAVNQEIQLLADESAAERGRAAMRAAAGLPLP, from the coding sequence GTGTCGCCACGCAGCTCGTTCGCCGAAGCCGCCCGCACCCGGGACCGCATAGTGCGGGCCGCCGTCGAGGATGCCTCCCGGATCGGGCTGGACAGCCTGACCATCGGATCGCTCGCCGACCGGCTCCACATGAGCAAGGCGGGGGTGGTCGGCCCCTTCGGATCTCGCGAGAACCTTCAGGCGGCGGCACTGGCGAGAGCAAGTGAGATCTTCCGGGCGGCCGTGGTCGATCCGCTCGCCGACTTGCCGCCCGGCGCACCGCGATTGGCGCGACTGATCGATGCCTGGATCGATTACCTTGCCGAATGCCCGTTCCCCGGTGGGTGTTTCGTCACCGCCGTCTCGGCCGAGTTCGACGGTCGACCCGGCCCGTTGCGGGACACGATCGGCGAGGCGGTCATCGCATGGCGCACCCGGCTCATTGCCGAAATCACTGCGGCACAGGCGGAAACAGCCACGGCGCGGCGACCCGCCGCCGAGGTCGCCTCGACGCTGGTCGGGATCTCGATGGCGGTCAATCAGGAAATCCAGCTGCTGGCAGACGAATCCGCCGCCGAGCGCGGCCGAGCGGCCATGCGCGCCGCGGCCGGGCTGCCGCTACCGTAG